The DNA window ctgaaaacaaatgaaaatgtaGAAAATATTAAATGTTCCCAACCAACAAAAATATTGTCTCCCTTTCTTTGTAGCAGTTCACTCATATTAAATACTTCACTTTTATTATTGACATGTCAAGACTCAAGATGAATGCATATAGAGAATGTGGCAAGTTAACCTTAGTTTCATGCATAAAACAAGATATGAATGTCTCATCACTCTCTTCCCTCAAAAGAAAATGCATATATGCAGGGGAGGGGTTGATGGGGCATTCATATCTTGTATCATTCATGAGATTAAGGTCAACTTGTCACCATCTCTCTATGCATGCATCTGGAGTCCTGATGTCAATAATTGAATGAAGTCTTTAATATGTTGTGCGTAGTCTTGTCTCATGCATTTATTCTTGTGTTGTGTGCATAACGCCTCTCTTAAGTTTTGACCATGGATTTTTTTTCCGTATGTTGTTTAAACTTGAAAGAGAAACGTATGAATGCTAAGTTTAGAAATGTACATGGCAAACTCAAAGAAGCATTGGACAGTGTTCAGGCTAACCCCAAAATCCAGGCGGAATTTTAGGGGTTCTAGTAGCTAAGATGTTCACATCATGATACATGTGGTAGGCAAAATCTTAATCAGTCAGATTGTCAACTAGATCTGGTTTCTGTAGTGGGACCCTTTTCCTTGAAATTGGTACAAATAGCCCATCTTTTGTCTTCTTCTACAATTGTCCATTTCTGCACTCTATCTTTTATTGTAAATTTACAGAAAATGGAAAAATATCAATATGCCCCCTTACTTTTTGATATATATGTTAATGGTCCCCCACTCCCCCTTCTGCCTGCATTCAATTATTTCCGGCATGCATAATGATAAGCAGAGCTCCACAATTCCAGCTTATCAACCAACACAGTAATTTGGAGACTGCAAGAGCAAAAGATTGAAATCCCATCCTTTACTTTTGCAGACGTTGGTAAGGTTTAATATGCCATTATTGTTCCAATATGATGGTTTTGATTCAGTTCTGTGGAAGTTccagtataaatatatatatcttgaAAGAAACCTGCTTATTACtgtaaaatattagtttttgttttgttttaattaattgttCGTCTCTCTTTTCTTTGTATTTCTAATGGAAGTGAGATGGTATTTAAATGAAGATTGTATGCCTGCATGCAACACATGTAGCTTTCTAAGGTTTAAAATCCGGGATTGAAGAGCCATATAAACTTCCTTTTTGACTTTTCTAAGTTTTATTTGAGAAAACTGCTAAACATTAAGATCAAGACAAAATGGATATTTATTTGTTGTAGACTTGCCATATAGCACCCTAAATACtaacaaatgaaaattaaattaatctagCTTAATTGCTGATGTGCATAATAGGATTGAAAAGAACATTTATGCCTCATAAACCGATAGTCTGTCACCGAATTAAAAAGGCCTTCCTCCTACTTCTCAGATATGGACCATGAAAAGTTAATTATTATGACGGTTATCAAATATTAgttttacatatatgtgataGCCTCTCTAGTGCCTTAAGGTTTGGCATCCCCCTGCTGCATAATCATCCATGTATCAGGATTTAGTGATCCATAATCTGCTGAAGTAATCAACAGTAGGGGAGAGAAAACAACTTCATAGTTATTGACTTCAAAATTCGGACTGTATTGAGCTATAGATGGAAAGAATATTGTAGGAAGTGAATATGAAAGTACCTTCACATTGCATACTCCAACATGATCTGATCCCATCATtgaattcatacaaatatatggGTCCCATCGTGCAACCCTCTAATTAAAACTATAATTAGAAACTTTGGAGAAAAACATAAATGACTCATTTAACATCCAGAGAATGCTAGTAACTACAAAAAGTATAGCCGTCCCCTTGTTTTGTACATTAGTTGAAGACGTCTGGATAAAATCATAACCGCAGtcctttctttcctttcattttctgTTTTTGTTTAGCAGCAATCATTTTCTGTTTTTGTTTAGCAGCAATCTTTGGCCTCCATACACGAGGAGTTGATGAATCATTTATTTGAATCTTCCAGCCGTGTACGGATACTGAAGATTGCTGTTCAATAAAAATGACAGGTTGTAACTTGGTGAGCGGTTGTCACGTTTGGCTCTTACTTTGAGTAGACTCTTCTTTAGTTTTAACTTGCTTTTCTAGTTTGCAAGTTCCCTTCAGGAGATGAATGTTGGTAGCTGGTGACCATTTATCAGGGATTGCATCACGAATAATGATTCATCAGGGAACTGAAACAAGTGAGTGCATTAAAGTACTCCTGCTTTAGTAGACTATGTTAAAATGGCCATCAATGGGATGAACGTGGTGTTATTTGATTGGAAAATCGAAATAATTTGAGATTATCTAACCGGATAGGAGGTGCAACCTTTTGAAAGTTAGGTCAAATGGCACCTAATTCGCTGAGAACGCTGTGTACCCCACGGCAGGTACATGCAACGAATAAAATAATTCAGCATTTTAGACCTGGAAAGTGAACTTGCTCTCAAATTTCAATTGCTGATGCATGATTCTCcattatcaataaataaattaatcgtTTGCAATTATACAGATTAGGCTTTATTTGGGTGGACCACATTTCCATAATATCGATTTTCCGGATTCCCTCTTAAAAGTATTATAGTTTAATTACCTTGTTCAACTTTTAAGAAGAGCCAGGGCTGCAAACATTGGTAAAACTACACTTAGAAAGACAACTAGGGTAGATAAAGGAATAGCTATTTCTTGTTTGGCTTTAGTTgaaggttattttaataaaaaaaattaattattaaatccaACGTGGGTTCCACCACTCTCACTGCTTTGCCATTAGAATGTTGTGCAAGTAACTAGGTGAAATTACTAAGGTGTTCATTAACAATGTCATCATCATGTGAATCCATGTGACGAGGGTCCTTGATGTTTGCTAAAACTCTAGAATCCTTTTGACTGTTTAGAAAACCAGCCTTTTTATGGACATCATGCTGATCTTTTGCCATTAACTTgatttaattcctttctttaccTTAATAGATTGTAATAGGATGAGGATGATGACTGTGCAGCCCTCGTTCTATACTTTCAAGTTAATCCATCAGCCAAAGCTTAAGATTCTTGTAGCTGGAGGACAAATTCAAAAACCCGATTTCTTAAGATTCTTGCTGCTGGAGGACAAATTCAAAAACGTTACTTCAAGAAACTGGATTCTAGTTTCATTTTATTAGAGATCTGTGTATAATATGCTAACATCTTTTACATTGTTCCGTCATAACGAAATCATTCACATTCATAGTCTTAAAAATTTATGCCAATACAACTGTTTCGGACTTTATCATTACTTCTGACATTTGCTCATGTTGTAGATGAAAGGTTTGCATGAAATCCATGGTTTAAATTCTCTGCAGCTATGCCAGTAAAGATGGAAATATACCTAAATGAGCATTTGGAACTTAAGGAGCAACGACTGTGATCGAACTTTTTATCGATCTAGTTAGTTTCAAGTCTCATGATGCTTTCGTTTCTTACTTCTGCAAATGTGAATACTGAAAAACAGTAGTCTTACATGTAGTAATGCCTTGAAAGATGCTGTTTTGTGCAAAATTCAATGCACATTCCatcatgttttcatattttttaaagaatGTTTGATTTGCTGCCATTTGTGTTCCTTCTGCAGACTGCCATTGAATTTCACTGCTGCACTTGGAATTATTTTAAAGGTAAGCCAAGAAGCATGCCAAAACTCATGAAAACGTTACCCCCCAGTTTAGTTGATTCATTTATGGAACTTTCAAGAGGGTGTTAGGTGGATGAAAGGGTTTGGATTTTAGCATttgtaattgtttttttttctcagaTTTCGATTTACATGTGTATACATATGAAAAAAAACTCAAGGTTCAAGGATGAtgcacaaaaattaaaaaaataatgctGAGTACGAGAATTTGCATAGCACATGGCATGGCATGAAGCCAAGAACCATTCTTGCTTTCGCACTTCCCAGCCGAAAGCACCCccatttcattgcatttcataTAATATTGGTGGAATAAGAGAGATAATATTAACAGTTAAATTGCATTTTGTTCGTTATACTCAAAAGATTGATAAATTTGTGTTGTATTTTTCATTAGAAGGTAATTTATTTTTctgataaaattttattcatttttgctGTTAAATTGACTTTTGAACATCAAAATGAGGTTCATGTGGCATGTTACGTGTAAttgtttggttattttgtcaGCCACACAAGATGAAATTTCTATTAGAAATGAtaagtttactttttttttatctaatgtatatggattaatttattcattttttgagtaaatacagcaaaatataattttacttttgatATAAAGACTTTCATAgtacttttattaaattaacgatattttaatattatctttattcaattaaattaatactcaataaaaatattattcaattgaattaattaatagaacaatttaattaaaaatttacctatagCTTACCTCATTACCTAGTTTGAGGCACAAACATGATAACTactaattttactttttcttccaaaacagaaaataaacttaattcatgcaatcatctttaaaaaaaatagtttcaatttaacatttatgatccttttattttatataaataataacttTATGTAAACAAAAGTTAATTGAAATGATAAGGATGAAATaggtaatttataaaaattaggtGATATTTTTGTTATCAACTGTTTCAATTGATAGATGATGTATAAATGTAATATAAATTCTCTAAGTACCAACATCCCCTCACCTAAATTACATCATACCAACCTAGAAACATAAGTAAAATCAACATGAAAAAGAGAAGCAATCTTGTAAAATGGAGGTATGTTTTTGAAGTTGAGCTTTAGCTCCCACTCAACCATTTTATGCCTTTTTAGTTGATTATCAAGGAACTAGGAACAGAAAATGCATATAGTCTTATAAAATGCAGACAATTCTTTGCTTGGAACAGAAAATTGATATTAAAATCATGACATTAACTCTCCTCTTCTGCAACATAGTAGTAAAAATATGGTATTCAAGCCATTGTTgacataaaatgatccaaaaacaattaattgaaaatattcgAATATGTGAAAAAAGAAATGAATTGTAAGCTTGTGAATTGCAATGAAAATGGAGGTGGTTTTAACGATTCATGGAAAAATTCACTAAATATATAATTAGTGATATACCTTTTTATGCTGTCTTATGATctaacaaagaaagaaagaagagatgAAAGGAAGTTCGTAAGAAACTAAACATCATCTTATTATGCAAAGTAATGAAAGTGAAAGCATATATCTAAATCTCTCACAAgcaatgttttttctttttctattctacTTTCTCTTAtgtttactgatatggtggccttcCACCATGTGCCCAACCATAAGCCTCATGGCTCAACTGTCCACCGTTAGGAACCAAATTTGGTGGCAAATTATTATAAACTTGCAACCCTGGAGCATCACCACCACCGCCACCTATGCCGCCTTGTTGATGTCCTCCACTTCCACTTCCACTGCCAATCCCTGGTGGGGATCCACCGcttccaccaccaccaccaccaagcTGACCTTGAGCTCCACCAGctccttcttcttcctcctccaaAGGCAGCCTCTCATATGTAGCGTTAGAAAACGTTGCTGCTATAACCATGACAGGCCCTGATGCCATCAGTGACCCTACTACACTACCTCCAACAACCTGTCCTTGACCACCGGCTAGGTATATAGTTAACCCGGTTGACCCTGGAGGAGCTGGTCCAGGCAGAAACGCACCAGTTAAAGACAAAATCTCGAACCTACCATGAAGAGCCATCACTGCACCAGGAGCTGAAGGTTGTCTGAGTGTAACGTTAGTGACGGTTCCACTCCCACTAAGAACTGAAACTCCTCTTTGTCTCCTCCTAGCAAACTGAGCTAGGGTTTCAGCTACATCAGAACCATTAGCTATTTCCATAACGTGACTCCTCAGTGCATTAGGGCTATCCCTGGTGACAAAGATGGGTGGTTTGGGCTTGTTTTTGGAGCCTGCTGGTCGACCTCGGGGACGACGAGTGGAGACTTCTACGGCACCTTCTCTGGGTTCATCGCTATGCtctttgtcttcttcttcttctccggTTCCTCCACTGCCTGTTTCTCCATTGTTTGCCATGGATATACCCAGATCTGGTTTCTTCATTGGAGATGATGAAGTAGCTGATGTTTCCATTCCCTGTAGCCCTACTTGCCCCGCCCACCATAGATTAGCCATGGTTTTCAAGTTTTTGAGCTcacgaaaagaaagaaaaaaagattataAACAAAGCAGTAGAAAACTGGATTTGGATCTTGTTTTGGGTAGTGATACGACCGAATCAAGGCTTTAACAACAAGAGAACAGATGGAAGAATTCAACTCTCTAGAAAAGTTGGccgcgagagagagagagaaactaGTGGAAAGCAAGCAAGTATGATAACCGATCAAAGCTAAGGAATTGCTAAGGGCAAGAAATTAACCccaaaaaagtatatatttttatttccttcTTGTTTAATTATGCCCTATCTCTATACTCTTTCAAACtttttaattgataatattattaatgaattttcgtatgtaatattttaatatttaaaacttttatttaagTATTAAAGTCTAATTGgtaacatatatttaaaatttaacaaaagttaattcaattttaatttttaaatcaaactaatagagagatcaaattttttaaattaagtggaattaaatttaaatatttaaaaatacaaggattaGACTTTTTGAGGTGTAGTAAGTACAAGTtcctttttaaaaatttccaagaAATTTGTTGGATTTATATTTGCGTTGGCTTTGGGGGGTGTGGACTGTCAAGGCCCTGGGGAGCTATGGTTTCTTtgtattttcaatgcaaaaacttTTTCTTTGGAAAATGTAATGGGAAGGAGTGATGGGaaaatttagggtttattttattttgttggaAGGTGAGAAAGTGGGGTGCACGACTTACTTCTTGCTCTTGCCCCGACGCTACATGTACTTCATTTATGTTatcagaattttttaaaattatttatattcacTACTTAAATCGAACCCattttatgtatgattttatgaacataaaaaaaattaaaaataaaataaaatatattccttcaaaaaatatatacatcTTTATCTACGAGCCTACTTGAATTCGAATACTAACACATGCAAACATCATATATAGATAAATAGACCATCATATATAGTAGCAAATTTGAGAAGTTTTTTAGTTGTAAACATATATACTAAGATTGCTTAGGATTCTCATTATTGTATCAAaacatcatatttatttttatagtttataaaagTTGTACTCctacttaatatttattttgtaaaattatgatttttttaaaattaattatatagaaTCCCTCTATTAGTTAAAAAAGTAAACTCGACATTATTCCAAAAATTAGTAGTAATAATAAGGTATAGCAAAATAATAGTTGCAAAACCCTCTTTGCATGACCATCCTTTTTACCAGCCCATTCGAAGCTTACTCTAATTGCACTCAACACATCAACCTTTTTTTATGGAATGCGGATATCTTCATTCTTTTTCATGTTCCATCAAAATAtacttgaatttcatttttttttttatttttatgaaatcatCTAAGTTCAGAACTGCATACATGTATTTTTGCaaccttaatttttaatttaacttttaaccTTCTAAACGTGGAGGTATTACCTAATGCTCTTCTTGGATATACACACTAATCAATAAATTAACTGGTTACTGTTGTTTTTTTGCAACAAGTTCATTGTAGAGAATAGTCAAAGTATGATGTTGtagttaataattaatattatcaaGTAGCTGGGTTTTGATTAAATGgtttttgattaatttataaataaaggtTTTCAAACTagtattttaagattatttttttaaaaggtaagataTTATTCATAATACATTATATAACCAATAAGTTTATTCCAACATATTCCAGTCCATTGAgtagaaatataattatatttccaATACATGATAAGCTACCACCTAGTCGTTTAACAGGTTGAGTAGTTGAACCTTCACTAGGAACTATATATTACTTTAATTGATCTCATAATgaatagaataaaataattatacatgTTGATAGGaatatgttgtaacaccccaaatccggtccagacgttatggtcgaatctagcgATTTTATATGATAGAGTGTTTAAAAACTGTGTCGTTGCGTTAAAACCATTCCCATTAACTTCCTTttcttaatatcttattagttccaaaattgtgttgctcatttaatcgatagtttcaaaac is part of the Gossypium hirsutum isolate 1008001.06 chromosome D11, Gossypium_hirsutum_v2.1, whole genome shotgun sequence genome and encodes:
- the LOC107926760 gene encoding AT-hook motif nuclear-localized protein 19, whose amino-acid sequence is MANLWWAGQVGLQGMETSATSSSPMKKPDLGISMANNGETGSGGTGEEEEDKEHSDEPREGAVEVSTRRPRGRPAGSKNKPKPPIFVTRDSPNALRSHVMEIANGSDVAETLAQFARRRQRGVSVLSGSGTVTNVTLRQPSAPGAVMALHGRFEILSLTGAFLPGPAPPGSTGLTIYLAGGQGQVVGGSVVGSLMASGPVMVIAATFSNATYERLPLEEEEEGAGGAQGQLGGGGGGSGGSPPGIGSGSGSGGHQQGGIGGGGGDAPGLQVYNNLPPNLVPNGGQLSHEAYGWAHGGRPPYQ